The Nitrosomonas cryotolerans ATCC 49181 genome includes a window with the following:
- the rsmH gene encoding 16S rRNA (cytosine(1402)-N(4))-methyltransferase RsmH, protein MHVTVLLQEAVAALVVKPGGIYVDGTFGRGGHSRLILSRLNEAGRLIAFDKDPDAISAGEAIKDPRFCIKHGSFLQMPSMLRAMAVSRIDGVLLDLGVSSPQLEEASRGFSFRFTGPLDMRMDTSQGLTAAEWLASVTETDLARVIRDYGEERFARQIARKIVEERMRQPIVTTSALAEIVASVVRSREHQRENKQHPATRTFQAIRVHLNRELEELSLTLPQCPDLLNLGGRLVAISFHSLEDRMVKRFMRTAADADVLPRGLPLREKEVRRLSRQKLKLIGRAVRPEKQEIIINARARSAVMRVAERISTGED, encoded by the coding sequence ATGCACGTAACGGTATTGTTGCAAGAGGCGGTGGCCGCGCTGGTAGTTAAACCAGGCGGCATTTATGTAGATGGCACTTTTGGTCGTGGTGGTCATAGTCGTCTAATTTTATCGCGACTGAATGAAGCAGGGAGGTTAATTGCATTTGATAAGGATCCGGATGCTATTAGTGCTGGGGAGGCGATTAAGGATCCGCGTTTTTGTATCAAGCATGGTAGTTTTCTTCAAATGCCGTCGATGTTACGAGCGATGGCAGTGAGCCGGATTGATGGCGTGTTGTTGGATTTGGGCGTGTCATCGCCACAATTAGAAGAAGCCTCACGAGGATTCAGTTTTCGTTTTACAGGCCCGCTTGATATGCGTATGGATACGAGCCAGGGTTTGACCGCCGCGGAGTGGTTGGCTTCCGTAACGGAGACCGATTTAGCAAGGGTAATCAGAGATTATGGTGAAGAGCGCTTTGCTAGACAGATTGCAAGGAAGATTGTTGAGGAGAGAATGCGTCAGCCGATTGTTACCACGTCGGCGCTTGCTGAGATTGTTGCATCAGTTGTGCGTTCACGTGAGCATCAGAGAGAAAATAAACAGCATCCCGCGACGCGTACTTTTCAGGCAATACGAGTCCATCTCAATCGTGAACTTGAGGAACTGTCGCTGACCTTGCCGCAATGTCCAGATTTATTGAATTTGGGTGGCAGATTAGTAGCGATCAGCTTTCATTCATTGGAAGATCGTATGGTGAAGCGTTTTATGCGTACGGCCGCAGATGCTGACGTATTGCCCCGGGGCTTGCCATTAAGGGAAAAGGAGGTGCGGCGCCTCAGTAGACAGAAGTTAAAGTTAATTGGCAGAGCAGTGCGTCCTGAAAAGCAGGAAATTATAATCAATGCGCGAGCTAGAAGCGCGGTCATGCGCGTGGCGGAGCGAATTTCTACTGGTGAGGATTGA
- the ftsL gene encoding cell division protein FtsL: MLRLNISLILILVICALSVVTAQHKARKLFVMLESEKEIARKLEVEWGKLQLEQGTLAMHGRIETIVSGQLNMKVPSASRIQIISPDATVDWVNFDENFKP, translated from the coding sequence ATGCTTAGATTAAATATTTCTTTGATTCTGATTCTTGTCATCTGTGCATTGAGTGTGGTGACTGCACAGCACAAGGCGCGCAAGCTTTTTGTGATGCTGGAGAGTGAAAAAGAAATAGCGCGGAAACTGGAGGTGGAGTGGGGAAAGTTGCAATTGGAACAGGGTACGCTGGCAATGCATGGTCGTATCGAAACCATTGTGAGTGGGCAATTAAATATGAAAGTACCCTCGGCTTCGCGTATACAGATTATTTCGCCGGATGCTACGGTTGATTGGGTCAATTTTGATGAGAATTTTAAGCCATGA
- a CDS encoding peptidoglycan D,D-transpeptidase FtsI family protein, which yields MIRNPMPHITLPVWRSRLLFGLLFFGLIGLAGRAAYLQGMHNDFLQQKGESRYVRVVEMSAHRGMITDRHGEILAVSTPVASVCADPQKTDITPEQVNKLAALLKMDATEVSQLVNKKQSRFVYLKRRLLPEIAENIKNLKMPGIFLRYEFQRFYPAGEMTAHVLGFTDINDQGQEGVERGWQKMLAGELGSRRVIKDNKGRIIEDVENIRLPKQGQDLILSIDSRIQYLAHRELKQAVQVNKAKAGSIIVLDAQTGEVLALSNLPVYNPNLRTSISDEKTRNRALINVFEPGSTLKPFTVAAALEVGEINPDTVFQTAPGMLRIGRATIRDVRNKGELTVAQIIQESSNVGTAKIALSLPSQTMWKMFNQSGFGISTGSGFPGEANGRLRPYNTWRPIEQATMSYGHGISASLMQLTRAYTIFSTGGELKPISLERQNLPVMGQRVISRDTALAVSRMLEMVTQPGGTAPLAQVNGYRVAGKTGTAHKLIDGRYAKNRYISTFVGYAPASNPRLIIAVMLDEPSAGKYFAGTVAAPVFSQVMTGALRILNVPHDAPAKNNIVSFPVASELGNEG from the coding sequence ATGATACGTAATCCTATGCCACATATTACCTTACCCGTGTGGCGTTCGCGTTTGTTATTCGGATTGTTATTTTTTGGTTTGATTGGTTTAGCTGGACGGGCTGCTTATTTGCAAGGAATGCATAATGATTTTTTGCAGCAGAAGGGTGAATCTCGTTATGTTCGTGTAGTTGAAATGAGCGCACATCGTGGCATGATTACTGATCGACACGGAGAAATACTCGCGGTCAGTACACCTGTGGCATCGGTATGTGCGGATCCGCAGAAAACAGATATAACACCCGAACAAGTTAATAAACTGGCCGCTTTACTTAAAATGGATGCTACAGAAGTTAGCCAACTTGTTAACAAAAAACAAAGTCGGTTTGTTTATTTAAAACGCCGGTTATTACCAGAAATAGCCGAAAATATTAAGAATCTGAAAATGCCGGGCATTTTTTTACGATATGAATTTCAGCGTTTTTATCCGGCAGGAGAAATGACCGCGCATGTGCTTGGCTTTACTGATATTAATGATCAGGGGCAGGAAGGCGTTGAGCGAGGGTGGCAAAAAATGCTTGCTGGCGAATTAGGTAGCCGTCGGGTGATTAAAGATAATAAGGGCCGGATTATAGAGGATGTGGAAAACATTCGTTTGCCTAAGCAAGGACAGGATCTTATTTTATCTATCGATAGTAGAATTCAGTATCTCGCGCATCGTGAGCTGAAGCAGGCTGTACAAGTTAATAAAGCGAAAGCAGGCAGCATTATTGTATTGGACGCGCAGACAGGTGAGGTGTTGGCTTTAAGTAATTTGCCTGTTTACAATCCAAACTTACGCACGAGTATTAGTGATGAGAAAACCCGGAATCGAGCCTTAATCAATGTTTTTGAACCAGGTTCTACCTTAAAACCCTTCACTGTGGCGGCGGCATTAGAAGTTGGTGAAATTAATCCAGATACCGTTTTTCAGACGGCGCCCGGTATGCTGAGAATCGGTCGGGCGACCATACGTGATGTACGTAACAAGGGCGAATTGACAGTCGCACAGATTATTCAGGAATCAAGTAATGTGGGCACCGCGAAAATTGCTTTGTCGCTACCATCGCAAACAATGTGGAAAATGTTCAATCAATCTGGTTTTGGCATATCGACCGGATCTGGGTTTCCGGGAGAAGCGAATGGTAGGTTACGACCATATAATACTTGGCGACCAATTGAGCAAGCTACGATGTCATATGGTCATGGGATTTCAGCCAGCCTGATGCAGCTTACGCGCGCTTATACAATCTTCTCAACTGGAGGGGAGTTAAAGCCCATTTCTCTGGAGAGACAGAACCTGCCGGTCATGGGGCAGCGGGTGATCTCACGTGATACGGCGCTTGCAGTCAGCCGTATGCTTGAAATGGTGACTCAGCCTGGGGGAACTGCGCCATTAGCACAAGTTAATGGTTATCGGGTCGCAGGCAAAACAGGCACGGCACATAAATTAATAGATGGTCGTTATGCAAAAAATCGCTATATATCAACATTTGTTGGCTATGCGCCCGCATCGAATCCTCGTTTAATAATTGCGGTAATGCTAGATGAGCCATCTGCCGGGAAATATTTTGCTGGTACGGTCGCGGCCCCAGTGTTTAGTCAGGTCATGACAGGTGCTTTACGGATATTAAATGTGCCGCATGATGCGCCTGCAAAAAATAATATTGTATCGTTCCCTGTGGCGTCGGAATTAGGTAATGAGGGGTGA
- a CDS encoding UDP-N-acetylmuramoyl-L-alanyl-D-glutamate--2,6-diaminopimelate ligase → MAAKSYKPFDCNLLDNLGVPIKNLVADSRMIRPGDTFLAYAGEKSDARQFIPQAIAAGANAVIWERHNFVWNPDWKLPALPVTDLQAKAGLIANHVYGYPSQKLWLVGITGTNGKTSCSHWYAQAMAILQNKTGVMGTLGNGYPDRLEATINTTSDAILLQQRMAEFLQQDAGNVVMEVSSHGIVQGRINGVTFAVAVLTNLSRDHLDYHGNMDAYAAAKARLFFWPGLRYAVLNLDDILGVELSRQLASKPTKVIGYGFRQSEIAERYSNKFQMVRGSNLRMDIHGLAFDVEFEGNNGRLEIDLVGKFNASNLLAVLAVMLASGIRFSDSIQALQQVRPIPGRMEKLGGVGQPVVIVDYAHTPDALEKVLTALREIMHLSERRPTSVTLNAKLFCVFGCGGERDQGKRKLAGEVTTRLADEVIITSDNPRCEDARVIIDDIVAGVIPGVNYYVEENRALAIYQAIYSARKGDVVLIAGKGHEMYQEVNGRKLPFSDSQIALQVLQDLANGAQVPA, encoded by the coding sequence ATGGCGGCTAAATCATATAAACCATTTGATTGTAATCTTTTGGATAATCTGGGTGTCCCGATCAAAAATCTTGTTGCCGATAGCCGCATGATAAGGCCAGGGGATACATTTCTTGCTTATGCGGGGGAGAAGTCTGATGCACGTCAGTTTATTCCTCAGGCAATTGCAGCGGGTGCAAATGCAGTGATATGGGAACGACACAATTTCGTTTGGAATCCGGATTGGAAGTTGCCTGCATTGCCGGTAACGGACTTACAAGCCAAGGCTGGATTAATTGCTAACCATGTTTATGGTTATCCATCGCAGAAACTATGGCTGGTCGGCATTACGGGAACGAATGGTAAGACATCCTGTAGCCATTGGTATGCGCAGGCCATGGCGATATTGCAGAATAAAACCGGTGTGATGGGCACATTGGGTAATGGTTATCCTGACAGGCTTGAGGCAACGATCAATACGACATCCGATGCAATTTTGTTGCAGCAGAGAATGGCAGAATTTTTACAACAAGATGCGGGGAATGTTGTAATGGAAGTTTCATCGCACGGAATAGTACAGGGTCGTATCAATGGTGTAACTTTTGCTGTGGCTGTGCTAACCAATTTATCGCGAGATCATTTAGACTATCATGGAAATATGGATGCTTACGCAGCTGCTAAAGCCCGGTTATTTTTCTGGCCCGGGCTGAGATATGCGGTGCTTAACCTCGATGATATTTTAGGTGTTGAATTATCTCGACAACTGGCCAGTAAGCCTACAAAGGTTATTGGCTATGGATTTAGACAATCAGAAATTGCCGAACGGTATTCTAATAAATTTCAGATGGTACGGGGCTCGAATCTGAGAATGGATATTCATGGTTTGGCGTTCGATGTTGAGTTCGAAGGCAATAATGGGAGATTAGAAATCGACCTGGTAGGTAAATTTAATGCGTCAAATTTACTGGCTGTGTTGGCTGTCATGCTGGCAAGCGGAATCAGATTTTCAGATAGCATTCAAGCCTTGCAGCAGGTGCGTCCAATACCTGGACGGATGGAGAAGCTGGGTGGGGTTGGTCAGCCAGTAGTGATTGTTGATTATGCGCATACACCGGATGCCTTGGAAAAAGTACTGACCGCATTGCGTGAGATTATGCACCTTTCCGAACGAAGGCCGACATCTGTAACCCTGAATGCTAAATTATTTTGTGTATTTGGTTGTGGCGGAGAGCGGGATCAGGGTAAGCGTAAACTGGCAGGTGAAGTTACCACCCGTCTTGCAGATGAGGTCATTATCACGAGCGATAATCCCCGTTGTGAAGATGCGCGCGTTATTATCGATGACATTGTTGCAGGCGTTATTCCAGGTGTGAACTATTATGTCGAGGAAAACAGGGCATTAGCTATTTACCAGGCTATTTATAGTGCCCGTAAGGGAGATGTCGTACTGATTGCAGGTAAAGGACACGAGATGTATCAGGAAGTTAATGGACGCAAGTTGCCATTCAGTGACAGTCAGATTGCGTTGCAGGTACTTCAGGATTTGGCTAATGGGGCACAGGTGCCAGCATGA
- a CDS encoding UDP-N-acetylmuramoyl-tripeptide--D-alanyl-D-alanine ligase, whose product MMMLEEAARALDAAWYGEDVLFTDVSTDSRALKQGDLFIALSGENFDGHQFVIPAKEKGAVAAMVSQSVDAAHLASTIPLIVVKDTRLGLGQLAAYWRRNLMMPLIGVTGSNGKTTVKEMIASILKRATRCNQTSEEDRESFVLATEGNLNNDIGVPKMLLQLRTQHRYAVIEMGMNHAGELSYLTQMAKPDVAVITNAGAAHIEGLGSIEAVARAKGEIFSGLGQQGTAVINTDDTYAPLWRQFAGNRRVVDFGLREHAQVSAYYQDALLDNKITLRLPDGIVDVVLQVSGEHNVYNALAAAAAAVGLGIDKQIIAEGLASFSGVRGRMQKKSCLHHAVMIDDSYNANPESVRAALAVLAAAPGKKILVLGDMGELGESAVDLHRCIGREAYLAGVDRLLTLGELSAYTAAGFGAGAQHFSNIDELLAVVESLLTADVTLLIKGSRFMQMERVVKKFESEYLIADTKCMH is encoded by the coding sequence ATGATGATGCTAGAGGAAGCGGCACGCGCGCTGGATGCTGCTTGGTACGGTGAAGATGTGTTATTTACAGATGTCAGTACTGATAGTCGTGCGCTAAAACAAGGTGACTTATTTATTGCGCTTTCGGGAGAGAATTTTGATGGGCATCAGTTTGTTATTCCTGCTAAAGAAAAGGGCGCAGTAGCAGCCATGGTAAGTCAGAGCGTGGATGCTGCTCATTTGGCATCCACAATACCGCTGATAGTGGTTAAAGATACGCGATTGGGTTTGGGGCAATTAGCAGCATATTGGCGTAGAAATTTGATGATGCCTCTGATTGGCGTAACTGGTAGTAATGGGAAAACGACGGTGAAAGAAATGATTGCATCGATTTTGAAACGGGCTACAAGATGTAATCAGACCAGTGAGGAGGATCGTGAATCTTTTGTATTGGCGACGGAAGGAAACCTTAATAATGATATTGGTGTGCCAAAGATGTTGTTGCAATTACGTACGCAGCATCGCTATGCAGTCATTGAAATGGGTATGAATCATGCTGGAGAGTTATCTTATTTGACACAAATGGCTAAGCCAGATGTAGCCGTTATCACTAATGCCGGTGCAGCACATATTGAGGGATTAGGATCGATTGAAGCAGTAGCCCGTGCTAAGGGTGAGATCTTTTCAGGGTTGGGACAGCAAGGAACGGCTGTTATTAATACTGATGATACATATGCGCCACTATGGCGCCAGTTTGCAGGTAATAGACGCGTAGTGGATTTTGGTTTGCGTGAACATGCACAAGTGAGCGCATATTATCAGGACGCTTTGTTAGATAACAAGATTACCTTGAGATTACCTGATGGAATAGTCGATGTCGTATTGCAGGTGTCAGGTGAGCATAACGTCTATAACGCGTTGGCAGCGGCAGCGGCAGCAGTAGGATTAGGCATAGACAAACAGATAATTGCTGAGGGATTAGCGAGTTTCAGTGGTGTACGGGGGCGTATGCAGAAAAAAAGTTGTCTGCATCATGCCGTGATGATTGATGACAGTTATAACGCCAATCCGGAGTCGGTACGTGCTGCCTTGGCTGTATTGGCTGCTGCGCCCGGTAAGAAAATATTGGTACTGGGCGATATGGGTGAGCTGGGCGAGAGTGCTGTGGATTTACATCGATGTATTGGTAGAGAGGCCTATCTTGCCGGAGTGGATAGGCTGTTAACACTGGGCGAATTGAGTGCGTATACAGCTGCTGGATTTGGAGCAGGCGCACAGCACTTCAGCAACATAGATGAGCTGTTGGCTGTAGTTGAATCGCTGCTCACAGCTGATGTCACATTATTGATCAAAGGATCACGCTTTATGCAAATGGAGCGCGTAGTCAAAAAATTTGAGAGTGAATATTTAATTGCGGATACAAAATGCATGCATTAA
- the mraY gene encoding phospho-N-acetylmuramoyl-pentapeptide-transferase, which produces MLLELSQWLSQDIRAFNVFNYITLRTMLASLTALAISFVIGPIMIRKLTAYKIGQSVRDDGPRSHLVKAGTPTMGGALILVSIVITTLLWADWSNRYIWVVLLTTVGFGVIGWIDDYRKVVYRNPKGLSAGAKLFWQSVIALIVALYLASTAELPAQTEMIVPFFKEVAISLGIPGFMILTYFVIVGTSNAVNLTDGLDGLAIMPTVMISGALAIFAYVTGHVVFAKYLGIPYIPHTGELSVFCGALAGAGLAFLWFNTYPAEVFMGDVGALALGAALGVVTVIVRQEIVLLIMGGVFVIETLSVMLQVASFKLVGRRIFRMAPLHHHYELKGWKENQVVVRFWIITLILVLFGLSTLKLR; this is translated from the coding sequence ATGCTGTTAGAACTTTCTCAATGGTTGTCTCAAGATATTCGTGCTTTTAATGTATTCAATTATATTACATTACGTACTATGCTGGCATCATTGACAGCGCTGGCTATTTCATTTGTTATTGGCCCAATTATGATACGCAAGCTTACAGCTTATAAAATTGGCCAATCAGTGCGTGATGATGGACCTCGTAGCCATCTTGTTAAAGCGGGTACACCTACGATGGGTGGGGCATTGATACTCGTATCCATCGTGATTACGACATTACTTTGGGCGGATTGGAGCAATCGCTATATTTGGGTAGTATTGCTGACTACAGTAGGCTTTGGTGTGATTGGCTGGATCGATGATTATCGAAAAGTGGTTTATCGTAATCCGAAAGGACTGTCAGCGGGTGCGAAGTTATTTTGGCAGTCAGTAATTGCCCTGATCGTTGCACTGTATCTGGCTTCAACAGCTGAATTACCCGCGCAGACAGAGATGATTGTACCTTTTTTCAAGGAGGTGGCGATTTCGTTGGGTATTCCTGGTTTTATGATACTGACTTATTTTGTCATTGTCGGAACCAGTAACGCGGTTAATTTGACTGACGGGCTGGATGGGCTTGCCATTATGCCAACGGTCATGATTAGTGGTGCATTAGCTATTTTCGCTTATGTAACAGGTCATGTTGTTTTTGCGAAATATCTTGGTATTCCTTATATTCCGCATACTGGTGAATTGTCCGTGTTTTGTGGTGCTTTGGCGGGTGCGGGACTTGCTTTCTTGTGGTTTAACACTTATCCGGCAGAAGTTTTCATGGGCGATGTGGGCGCACTTGCTTTGGGCGCAGCGTTGGGAGTAGTGACGGTCATTGTGCGTCAAGAGATCGTTTTGCTCATCATGGGGGGGGTATTTGTTATAGAAACATTATCCGTAATGCTGCAAGTGGCATCCTTTAAACTGGTGGGCAGGCGTATTTTCCGAATGGCGCCATTACACCATCATTACGAATTAAAAGGCTGGAAGGAAAATCAGGTAGTGGTGAGATTCTGGATTATTACGCTCATACTGGTGCTGTTTGGACTGTCTACATTAAAATTAAGATGA
- the murD gene encoding UDP-N-acetylmuramoyl-L-alanine--D-glutamate ligase codes for MNLQDRMVLVLGMGETGLSIAKWLSRMGAKIRVADSRMDPPGWDALMQAIPAVQLYKGKFEKEIFDGVETVAISPGVSLAEPFVQQAKAQGIPVLGDVELFALAFEHMDVPRPKILAITGSNGKTTVTAMVGAMLKKSGWDVEVAGNIGPAVLNALMRRMDSGKLPQSWVLEVSSFQLETTQHLNADVATVLNLSEDHLDRYVNMHDYVAAKERIFMHQVNGAGIQVLNRDDPAVSAMALAGKQHITFGLDVPETDTDFGILRDGGDIWLMQGKMQLMKASELLVNGLHNVANALAALALCRAIELPIKPLLLALREFRGLPHRVEKVAAFNGVTFYDDSKSTNVGATVAALGGMQKNVILIAGGDGKGQDFSVLRQPIMECARAVVLIGRDAKKIAVAIDGCGVPLHFAMTMEEAMQKSFLLAQTGDIVLLSPACASLDMFRNYIHRAEAFVGAVKEIEAKFFSFGQKRH; via the coding sequence ATGAACTTACAAGATAGAATGGTACTGGTTTTAGGAATGGGTGAAACGGGGTTGTCTATAGCCAAATGGCTGTCACGTATGGGTGCAAAAATACGTGTGGCGGATAGTCGAATGGATCCTCCAGGCTGGGATGCGCTGATGCAGGCTATTCCCGCTGTACAGCTATATAAGGGTAAATTTGAAAAAGAAATTTTTGATGGTGTAGAGACAGTTGCAATTAGCCCTGGCGTGTCATTGGCAGAACCTTTTGTACAGCAGGCAAAAGCACAAGGTATCCCCGTGCTCGGGGACGTGGAGCTTTTTGCTTTGGCATTTGAACACATGGATGTTCCCAGACCTAAAATTTTGGCTATTACTGGTTCTAATGGTAAAACGACGGTGACAGCCATGGTCGGCGCAATGCTGAAGAAATCGGGATGGGATGTGGAGGTAGCGGGGAATATTGGCCCAGCCGTATTGAATGCGTTAATGAGACGTATGGACTCAGGAAAATTACCGCAGTCATGGGTCCTGGAGGTATCCAGTTTTCAGTTGGAAACGACTCAGCACCTGAATGCGGATGTGGCAACCGTACTTAATCTTAGTGAAGACCACTTGGATCGCTATGTGAATATGCACGATTATGTTGCTGCCAAGGAAAGAATATTTATGCATCAGGTCAACGGAGCGGGTATACAGGTTTTGAATCGGGATGATCCAGCTGTATCTGCCATGGCGTTAGCAGGGAAGCAACATATTACTTTTGGTTTAGATGTGCCAGAGACAGATACTGATTTCGGTATATTGCGTGATGGAGGTGATATATGGTTGATGCAAGGTAAGATGCAGCTAATGAAAGCATCGGAGCTACTTGTCAATGGATTGCATAATGTGGCTAACGCATTGGCTGCATTAGCGCTATGTCGTGCCATCGAATTACCCATTAAGCCATTGTTATTGGCATTGCGTGAATTTAGAGGGTTGCCGCACCGGGTTGAGAAGGTGGCGGCATTCAATGGTGTGACATTCTACGATGATTCAAAAAGTACAAATGTAGGCGCCACGGTTGCAGCCCTGGGTGGAATGCAGAAAAACGTGATCTTAATTGCGGGTGGTGATGGCAAGGGTCAGGATTTCTCTGTTCTGAGGCAACCGATTATGGAGTGCGCACGCGCAGTGGTGCTGATTGGACGAGATGCAAAAAAGATTGCTGTAGCCATAGATGGCTGTGGTGTCCCCTTGCATTTTGCAATGACAATGGAGGAAGCCATGCAGAAAAGTTTCTTGCTGGCGCAAACGGGTGATATCGTATTGCTGTCACCTGCCTGCGCCAGTTTGGACATGTTCAGGAATTATATTCATCGGGCGGAAGCATTTGTTGGCGCAGTGAAGGAAATCGAAGCGAAATTCTTTAGTTTCGGTCAGAAAAGGCATTAG
- the ftsW gene encoding putative lipid II flippase FtsW: MAHQTHTQYPKILSELDQALVWSVLLLLSLGLVMVYSASIAIAEAKYGVDSAGHYLLRHGAYLTIGLLSGFIVFQIPMYLWQKYAIHLFFLSILLLILVLIPGIGREVNGSQRWISLFVVNLQPSEFTKLFIIMYAADYVVRKTEYLNSFSKGFLPILFALSIVGFLLLLEPDFGAFVVVIALAMAILFLGGMSLKIFVGLISFLAIGLFVLIQSASYRMDRIIAFMDPWADPFGKGYQLSHALIAFGRGEWLGVGLGGSVEKLFYLPEAHTDFLLAVLAEELGFVGVATVIGLFIWLVLRTFVIGRQATKLECHFSALVAQGIGIWIGIQALINMGVNMGVLPTKGLTLPLMSFGGSSITANCIALAVLLRIDWENRQRLKGLPI; the protein is encoded by the coding sequence ATGGCTCATCAGACGCATACTCAATATCCAAAGATTCTATCAGAGCTTGATCAGGCTTTGGTTTGGTCAGTCCTACTCTTGCTGAGTTTGGGATTGGTAATGGTTTATTCCGCATCTATTGCAATTGCTGAAGCAAAGTATGGCGTCGATAGCGCTGGGCATTATTTATTACGACATGGCGCCTATCTTACTATCGGCTTACTGTCAGGCTTTATTGTGTTCCAAATACCCATGTACCTATGGCAGAAGTATGCCATTCATCTATTTTTTCTGAGCATTCTGCTGTTAATATTAGTCTTGATTCCAGGAATAGGTCGTGAAGTCAATGGTAGTCAGCGTTGGATATCCTTATTTGTTGTGAATTTGCAACCATCTGAATTTACTAAATTATTCATAATAATGTACGCTGCGGATTATGTCGTGCGCAAGACTGAGTATTTGAATAGTTTTAGTAAAGGCTTCCTACCCATACTTTTTGCTTTGTCCATAGTGGGGTTTCTGCTTTTGCTTGAACCAGATTTTGGTGCATTTGTTGTTGTGATAGCCCTCGCGATGGCTATTCTATTTTTGGGTGGCATGAGTTTAAAGATTTTTGTGGGGTTAATTAGCTTTTTAGCGATTGGCTTATTCGTTTTGATCCAGAGTGCATCTTATCGTATGGATCGAATTATCGCATTTATGGATCCATGGGCTGACCCTTTTGGAAAAGGGTATCAACTCAGTCATGCATTAATTGCTTTTGGGCGTGGTGAGTGGTTGGGCGTGGGTTTGGGCGGCAGTGTTGAAAAATTATTTTATTTACCTGAGGCGCATACTGATTTTTTATTGGCAGTTCTTGCAGAAGAATTAGGTTTTGTGGGTGTGGCAACCGTTATTGGCTTATTCATATGGCTGGTGCTGCGTACATTTGTGATTGGTCGGCAAGCCACTAAACTGGAATGTCATTTTTCAGCATTGGTAGCGCAGGGCATTGGGATTTGGATAGGCATACAAGCGTTAATCAATATGGGAGTAAACATGGGTGTATTACCGACTAAGGGGTTGACATTACCTTTGATGAGCTTTGGCGGTAGTAGCATCACGGCTAATTGTATTGCACTCGCCGTGCTGCTGCGCATCGATTGGGAAAATCGTCAGCGTTTAAAGGGGCTGCCCATTTGA